In one Rutidosis leptorrhynchoides isolate AG116_Rl617_1_P2 chromosome 8, CSIRO_AGI_Rlap_v1, whole genome shotgun sequence genomic region, the following are encoded:
- the LOC139864318 gene encoding uncharacterized protein — protein sequence MSSNNENPDQKEVNMILSITKTTTNRALEQIDLLDELSDNEEVEPIPRAPRRYLHRDRQGRAQLLWNDYFSDNPTYPDDYFRNRYRMSKPLFLRICQGILNFSHTPVPPYFTYFTQRRNATRLLGFNIVQKVTSAIRQLAYAASADVFDEYLHMGEQTSYDCLNNFCKCVYHLFGPEYLRKPTAQDVQRLTTKHAQIHGFPGMLGSIDCMHWRWRNCPARWKGHYTRGDHGYSSIMLEAVASYDGWIWHAFFGTAGSNNDINVLNQSDLFSELLAGEAPPCTYTVNGCTFSKGYYLADGIYPEWSTLVKAFRNPIDPKQKKFTRSSEYEGDARRMKEKGLKTKNLERKR from the coding sequence ATGAGTTCCAATAACGAAAATCCCGATCAAAAAGAGGTAAATATGATATTATCGATCACGAAGACCACTACGAATCGAGCACTCGAACAAATTGATTTGTTAGATGAATTGAGTGATAACGAAGAAGTAGAACCAATACCACGGGCACCTAGAAGATATTTACATAGAGATCGTCAGGGGCGTGCACAGTTActatggaatgattatttttccgacaatccCACATATCCGGACGATTATTTCCGTAATCGTTATCGAATGAGCAAACCTCTATTTCTTCGTATATGTCAAGGTATATTAAACTTTTCTCATACTCCAGTTCCACCATATTTTACTTATTTTACTCAAAGACGTAATGCTACGAGATTACTTGGTTTTAATATTGTTCAAAAAGTAACATCCGCCATACGTCAACTAGCTTATGCCGCTTCGGCCGATGTTTTTGATGAGTATTTGCATATGGGTGAGCAAACCTCATATGATTGTTTAAACAATTTTTGCAAATGTGTTTACCACTTGTTCGGACCCGAATATTTGAGAAAACCAACTGCACAAGATGTGCAACGTTTGACCACAAAACATGCTCAAATACATGGTTTTCCGGGGATGTTAGgaagtattgattgtatgcattggagaTGGAGAAATTGTCCGGCCCGTTGGAAGGGTCATTATACACGAGGTGACCATGGTTACTCGTCTATTATGCTTGAAGCGGTAGCATCGTACGATGGATGGATTTGGCACGCTTTTTTTGGTACGGCTGGTTCAAACAATGATATCAACGTACTTAATCAATCCGATTTGTTTAGCGAGTTATTAGCCGGTGAAGCACCACCATGTACGTATACGGTTAACGGGTGTACGTTTTCTAAGGGTTATTATTTGGCGGATGGAATTTACCCGGAATGGTCTACATTAGTTAAGGCGTTTAGAAATCCGATAGACCCGAAACAAAAAAAATTCACAAG